Below is a genomic region from bacterium.
CCTTAATGTATGCGGGCTAACATGGGTTTCGATACCCGCTAAAGCGACATAATTTTGAAGGTTCTTCCAAAACCCCATTCGGCTCAACGGCTTGGACCGATCGTTGAGAAAAACATAATCACTATGTTTGTCCTTGAGGAAATGCGGACGTCCTTCGATTCGGTAACGAGTGATCCAATCAACTGCCGCTTTACCCATCGGCACTGCCCGTTCCCGATTGCGTTTGCCGATAACCCGCACGTAACGCTCGTCGATATGCAAATCGCTTAGCTTTAATCCTACTAACTCCGACACACGCAACCCGCTGGCATAGCCCAATTCGAGCATCGCGCGGTCACGAAGACCATATGGCAACCGTATATCCGGCTGGAGTAACAGTCGGCGCATTTCGGTTGTGGTTATTGAAGTTGGCAGCCGACGGTTCATTTTCCGGGTGGCAAGTTTTGCCGAAAATGTATCAGACCCCACCCCGCGGCGGTGCATATATTTGGCAAAAGCTCTTGCCGCACAGAGTTTTCGAGCGATGCTAGTTTCGGCCAGGTTGCGGCGCTTAAGGCGATGGGCGAAACCTTCCAAAGTAACCGGCTGCCATTGATC
It encodes:
- the xerD gene encoding site-specific tyrosine recombinase XerD, with protein sequence MATAVVVAEWRDRFLDYLQLERSVSPHTLDAYARDLEQFLEYLEGAKALDPDQWQPVTLEGFAHRLKRRNLAETSIARKLCAARAFAKYMHRRGVGSDTFSAKLATRKMNRRLPTSITTTEMRRLLLQPDIRLPYGLRDRAMLELGYASGLRVSELVGLKLSDLHIDERYVRVIGKRNRERAVPMGKAAVDWITRYRIEGRPHFLKDKHSDYVFLNDRSKPLSRMGFWKNLQNYVALAGIETHVSPHTLRHSFAVHLLSGGADLRVVQELLGHADITTTQIYTQVSIDHLREVYGKAHPRA